A DNA window from Candidatus Zixiibacteriota bacterium contains the following coding sequences:
- a CDS encoding zinc metalloprotease HtpX encodes MNNTKTIFLLVLLTVLLVLIGSYFGGTQGMVIFFIIALAFNLGNYWFSDKIILRMYKAKPAPDNSRLTETVRRVSQMAGIPMPKVYIIDKPHANAFATGRNPHNAAVAATTGLLDILDNQELEGVVAHELAHVKNRDILIGTIAAVIAGAITMVSRLAWFTGGDDNDNPYLGILIMITAPIAALLIQMAVSRSREYAADQTGAGFVHNPIGLASALEKLHISSHKKRLNANPATAHMFIINPLSAKGMASLFSTHPPIEERIARLRAFSRGDIN; translated from the coding sequence ATGAACAATACGAAAACGATATTTTTATTGGTATTATTAACTGTCTTGCTTGTGCTGATAGGCAGCTATTTTGGCGGAACACAGGGGATGGTAATATTTTTTATTATCGCCCTGGCTTTTAATCTGGGAAACTATTGGTTTTCGGATAAGATTATTCTGCGAATGTATAAGGCTAAACCAGCGCCCGATAACTCCCGCCTGACCGAAACAGTCAGAAGAGTATCTCAGATGGCTGGCATACCAATGCCCAAAGTATATATTATCGATAAACCGCATGCTAACGCCTTTGCCACTGGCCGAAATCCTCATAACGCCGCGGTAGCCGCCACAACCGGCTTGCTGGACATTCTTGACAATCAGGAGCTTGAGGGAGTAGTAGCGCATGAGTTGGCGCATGTGAAAAACCGTGATATTCTTATCGGAACGATAGCGGCGGTAATTGCCGGGGCAATAACAATGGTATCCCGCTTAGCCTGGTTTACCGGCGGCGATGACAATGATAATCCATACTTGGGGATATTGATTATGATAACCGCGCCAATAGCGGCATTATTAATCCAGATGGCGGTTTCGCGTTCACGGGAATATGCCGCCGACCAAACCGGGGCGGGATTTGTTCATAATCCTATAGGATTGGCCTCGGCTTTAGAAAAATTGCATATATCATCTCATAAAAAAAGGTTGAACGCTAATCCTGCAACCGCTCATATGTTTATAATTAATCCCCTATCCGCCAAAGGTATGGCCAGCCTGTTTTCTACTCATCCGCCAATCGAGGAGAGGATTGCGCGATTGAGGGCATTTTCAAGAGGCGATATTAATTAA
- a CDS encoding PTS sugar transporter subunit IIA, whose protein sequence is MKLSSIIDPDLIKIDMKASSKEDAIEQLAGLFCKKYPEKSKDEILKAVSEREKLSSTSMGRGVAFPHARTDIVNGLSVIIGVIPDGLAIDAPDNKPLHVIVLLLTPRNISKNYLQTLSGLAAFSRLPETVPSVLNAKSPKELIEYIDRTNIMIKKVLTIGDVMTPDPITIKTDKTLKDVANVFFKHNLRCLPVVDNDNKLVGEITGTELLKYALPNYKSFIANVANLPEIESFEELLQKEHSAKVSNFMNPNPIIVDINAPVVEAAAMMLFKKVEMVSVLAEGKLAGVITKTDIVSKIIRG, encoded by the coding sequence ATGAAGTTAAGCAGCATCATTGATCCGGACCTCATTAAAATTGATATGAAAGCCTCCTCAAAAGAGGATGCTATCGAGCAATTAGCAGGTTTATTCTGCAAAAAATATCCCGAAAAAAGCAAGGACGAAATATTAAAGGCGGTCAGCGAAAGAGAAAAACTAAGCAGTACATCAATGGGCAGGGGAGTCGCTTTCCCTCACGCAAGAACCGATATTGTTAATGGTCTTTCGGTTATAATCGGGGTGATTCCCGATGGTCTTGCCATCGATGCGCCGGATAATAAACCGCTTCATGTAATCGTCTTGTTATTAACTCCGAGGAATATCTCGAAAAATTATCTGCAGACCTTATCCGGACTGGCAGCTTTTTCTCGCTTGCCCGAAACTGTACCGTCTGTATTAAACGCCAAATCGCCAAAAGAATTAATCGAGTATATAGACAGGACTAATATTATGATAAAAAAGGTGCTTACAATAGGCGATGTGATGACGCCCGATCCGATTACTATCAAAACCGACAAAACATTAAAAGATGTTGCCAATGTTTTCTTCAAGCATAATCTCAGATGTTTGCCGGTCGTTGATAATGACAATAAGCTGGTCGGTGAAATAACCGGAACCGAACTATTGAAATATGCCTTGCCAAACTATAAGAGTTTTATCGCCAATGTTGCCAATCTTCCCGAAATCGAGTCGTTCGAGGAGCTTCTTCAAAAAGAACATTCTGCGAAAGTCTCCAATTTTATGAATCCTAATCCGATAATTGTGGATATAAATGCTCCGGTCGTTGAAGCTGCGGCGATGATGTTGTTCAAAAAAGTCGAGATGGTATCGGTGTTGGCTGAGGGAAAACTTGCCGGCGTTATTACCAAAACAGATATTGTCTCCAAAATTATCAGAGGGTAG